One part of the Salvelinus sp. IW2-2015 linkage group LG28, ASM291031v2, whole genome shotgun sequence genome encodes these proteins:
- the LOC111953998 gene encoding interleukin-20 receptor subunit alpha-like isoform X3, protein MDSGVTQVRWRVKKQCRDIPQTWCDLSNETTDLDEGYYARVKAVGTNLSSKWAFTEKRFDPKADTTFGPPLVKLVMKENSVTVKLKGPMRWKXGNMTKEYSLLKIYPQMTYNLSVYDNRSSKTHHFTVENRSFEYGLLAYETQYCFSANSQVLSLPIPWHASEWQCLTTPKDPFYDQLLLMLMGAVVPSVICLFMLILAGCLVYHSVCGNKQKSPPFLKILDIQNPPQTFCPEHTVTVNVVLVNIAKPMELMAIKPNNIPALIHQTERELVLPSSAQQAPXIEPPKEGSCEDEFGEAQPEPLDYGFVGAAPEMPEVRESEASDSEKTLPLRLSQVNPYIAQRCAPXSQEPVENVLTGICLDMDPKTGLFRMPLLSDIKLGVESTSYKEPDQLGPYAPQHFSVRETTEVDLWGDKAEEPQSYPSDYGFVGAAPKQQMVTTKYQTRSNRRDNQPLLLAQVNLYRSQRQALFPQZSEEEDGLGGGNCVDWSPTTGILQMPLLSKPIPEVEVARKDRESEQLEILPSVLVRQSSEESEGESDLTKLQNVWSLQINMED, encoded by the exons ATGGATAGTGGGGTGACACAGGTGCGCTGGAGGGTGAAGAAGCAATGCAGAGACATCCCTCAGACCTGGTGTGATCTATCCAATGAGACCACTGACCTGGATGAAGGCTACTATGCCAGAGTCAAGGCTGTGGGCACAAACCTATCCTCCAAATGGGCATTCACGGAAAAGAGGTTTGACCCCAAAGCTGACA CAACCTTTGGACCTCCACTTGTAAAACTTGTGATGAAGGAGAATAGTGTTACTGTCAAGCTGAAGGGTCCAATGAGATGGAAGASTGGAAACATGACAAAAGAGTACTCCTTGTTGAAAATATACCCTCAGATGACATACAACCTCTCTGTGTACGACAACAGAAGCAGCAAAACG CATCACTTCACTGTGGAAAACAGATCCTTTGAATATGGGTTGCTTGCCTATGAAACCCAGTATTGTTTCTCTGCTAATTCCCAGGTCCTATCACTTCCTATACCTTGGCATGCATCTGAATGGCAGTGCCTAACAACCCCAAAGG ATCCTTTCTACGACCAGCTGCTACTGATGCTGATGGGAGCCGTTGTACCATCAGTTATCTGCCTTTTCATGCTGATCCTGGCCGGATGCCTTGTCTACCACTCWGTTTGTGGTAATAAACAGAAAAGTCCCCCTTTCCTG AAAATATTGGACATTCAGAACCCACCGCAGACTTTCTGTCCTGAGCATACTGTGACAGTGAATGTGGTACTGGTCAACATTGCCAAGCCCATGGAGTTGATGGCCATAAAGCCTAACAACATCCCTGCCCTGATCCACCAAACAGAGCGGGAGCTCGTACTACCCTCCTCTGCCCAGCAAGCCCCTRGCATAGAGCCTCCAAAGGAGGGATCATGCGAAGATGAGTTCGGTGAGGCCCAACCAGAGCCTCTAGACTACGGCTTCGTTGGAGCGGCCCCAGAGATGCCGGAAGTAAGGGAAAGTGAGGCATCTGACAGTGAGAAAACCCTGCCCCTGCGTCTCAGCCAGGTCAACCCATACATAGCACAGAGATGTGCACCAKGTTCACAGGAGCCTGTGGAGAATGTTTTGACTGGGATCTGTTTAGACATGGACCCCAAGACAGGGCTCTTTAGAATGCCACTGCTGTCTGATATAAAGCTGGGGGTGGAGAGCACAAGTTACAAAGAGCCTGATCAGTTGGGTCCCTACGCACCACAGCActtctctgtcagagagaccactGAGGTGGACCTGTGGGGAGACAAAGCTGAAGAGCCCCAAAGTTACCCCTCAGACTACGGCTTCGTGGGAGCAGCCCCAAAGCAGCAGATGGTGACAACAAAGTACCAGACGCGGTCTAACAGAAGGGATAATCAGCCCCTGCTGCTAGCCCAGGTCAACCTGTACAGAAGCCAGAGGCAAGCTCTGTTTCCACAGSagtctgaggaagaggatggatTAGGTGGTGGTAACTGTGTTGACTGGAGCCCTACAACAGGGATCCTCCAGATGCCTTTGCTCTCCAAGCCTATTCCAGAAGTGGAGGTAGCGAGAAAGGACAGGGAGTCAGAGCAGTTGGAGATCCTACCCAGTGTGTTAGTGAGGCAATCCTCAGAGGAGAGTGAGGGTGAGAGTGACCTGACTAAACTACAGAATGTCTGGAGTCTACAGATCAACATGGAGGACTAA
- the LOC111953998 gene encoding interleukin-20 receptor subunit alpha-like isoform X2, giving the protein MLRERMVKYLLIIYLWTAVVSHGSSVGRPEGVHFNSVNLRNIAKWHPGKDTPNDTHYTVEYAIYGDRMDSGVTQVRWRVKKQCRDIPQTWCDLSNETTDLDEGYYARVKAVGTNLSSKWAFTEKRFDPKADTTFGPPLVKLVMKENSVTVKLKGPMRWKXGNMTKEYSLLKIYPQMTYNLSVYDNRSSKTVLSLPIPWHASEWQCLTTPKDPFYDQLLLMLMGAVVPSVICLFMLILAGCLVYHSVCGNKQKSPPFLKILDIQNPPQTFCPEHTVTVNVVLVNIAKPMELMAIKPNNIPALIHQTERELVLPSSAQQAPXIEPPKEGSCEDEFGEAQPEPLDYGFVGAAPEMPEVRESEASDSEKTLPLRLSQVNPYIAQRCAPXSQEPVENVLTGICLDMDPKTGLFRMPLLSDIKLGVESTSYKEPDQLGPYAPQHFSVRETTEVDLWGDKAEEPQSYPSDYGFVGAAPKQQMVTTKYQTRSNRRDNQPLLLAQVNLYRSQRQALFPQZSEEEDGLGGGNCVDWSPTTGILQMPLLSKPIPEVEVARKDRESEQLEILPSVLVRQSSEESEGESDLTKLQNVWSLQINMED; this is encoded by the exons ATGCTACGGGAAAGAATGGTCAAATATCTCTTGATTATTTATCTATGGACGGCAG TTGTCTCACATGGGTCCAGTGTAGGACGTCCTGAAGGAGTTCATTTTAACTCTGTGAACCTGAGGAACATTGCAAAGTGGCATCCTGGGAAAGACACACCAAATGACACACATTACACAGTGGAGTATGCAAT TTATGGTGACAGAATGGATAGTGGGGTGACACAGGTGCGCTGGAGGGTGAAGAAGCAATGCAGAGACATCCCTCAGACCTGGTGTGATCTATCCAATGAGACCACTGACCTGGATGAAGGCTACTATGCCAGAGTCAAGGCTGTGGGCACAAACCTATCCTCCAAATGGGCATTCACGGAAAAGAGGTTTGACCCCAAAGCTGACA CAACCTTTGGACCTCCACTTGTAAAACTTGTGATGAAGGAGAATAGTGTTACTGTCAAGCTGAAGGGTCCAATGAGATGGAAGASTGGAAACATGACAAAAGAGTACTCCTTGTTGAAAATATACCCTCAGATGACATACAACCTCTCTGTGTACGACAACAGAAGCAGCAAAACG GTCCTATCACTTCCTATACCTTGGCATGCATCTGAATGGCAGTGCCTAACAACCCCAAAGG ATCCTTTCTACGACCAGCTGCTACTGATGCTGATGGGAGCCGTTGTACCATCAGTTATCTGCCTTTTCATGCTGATCCTGGCCGGATGCCTTGTCTACCACTCWGTTTGTGGTAATAAACAGAAAAGTCCCCCTTTCCTG AAAATATTGGACATTCAGAACCCACCGCAGACTTTCTGTCCTGAGCATACTGTGACAGTGAATGTGGTACTGGTCAACATTGCCAAGCCCATGGAGTTGATGGCCATAAAGCCTAACAACATCCCTGCCCTGATCCACCAAACAGAGCGGGAGCTCGTACTACCCTCCTCTGCCCAGCAAGCCCCTRGCATAGAGCCTCCAAAGGAGGGATCATGCGAAGATGAGTTCGGTGAGGCCCAACCAGAGCCTCTAGACTACGGCTTCGTTGGAGCGGCCCCAGAGATGCCGGAAGTAAGGGAAAGTGAGGCATCTGACAGTGAGAAAACCCTGCCCCTGCGTCTCAGCCAGGTCAACCCATACATAGCACAGAGATGTGCACCAKGTTCACAGGAGCCTGTGGAGAATGTTTTGACTGGGATCTGTTTAGACATGGACCCCAAGACAGGGCTCTTTAGAATGCCACTGCTGTCTGATATAAAGCTGGGGGTGGAGAGCACAAGTTACAAAGAGCCTGATCAGTTGGGTCCCTACGCACCACAGCActtctctgtcagagagaccactGAGGTGGACCTGTGGGGAGACAAAGCTGAAGAGCCCCAAAGTTACCCCTCAGACTACGGCTTCGTGGGAGCAGCCCCAAAGCAGCAGATGGTGACAACAAAGTACCAGACGCGGTCTAACAGAAGGGATAATCAGCCCCTGCTGCTAGCCCAGGTCAACCTGTACAGAAGCCAGAGGCAAGCTCTGTTTCCACAGSagtctgaggaagaggatggatTAGGTGGTGGTAACTGTGTTGACTGGAGCCCTACAACAGGGATCCTCCAGATGCCTTTGCTCTCCAAGCCTATTCCAGAAGTGGAGGTAGCGAGAAAGGACAGGGAGTCAGAGCAGTTGGAGATCCTACCCAGTGTGTTAGTGAGGCAATCCTCAGAGGAGAGTGAGGGTGAGAGTGACCTGACTAAACTACAGAATGTCTGGAGTCTACAGATCAACATGGAGGACTAA
- the LOC111953998 gene encoding interleukin-20 receptor subunit alpha-like isoform X1: MLRERMVKYLLIIYLWTAVVSHGSSVGRPEGVHFNSVNLRNIAKWHPGKDTPNDTHYTVEYAIYGDRMDSGVTQVRWRVKKQCRDIPQTWCDLSNETTDLDEGYYARVKAVGTNLSSKWAFTEKRFDPKADTTFGPPLVKLVMKENSVTVKLKGPMRWKXGNMTKEYSLLKIYPQMTYNLSVYDNRSSKTHHFTVENRSFEYGLLAYETQYCFSANSQVLSLPIPWHASEWQCLTTPKDPFYDQLLLMLMGAVVPSVICLFMLILAGCLVYHSVCGNKQKSPPFLKILDIQNPPQTFCPEHTVTVNVVLVNIAKPMELMAIKPNNIPALIHQTERELVLPSSAQQAPXIEPPKEGSCEDEFGEAQPEPLDYGFVGAAPEMPEVRESEASDSEKTLPLRLSQVNPYIAQRCAPXSQEPVENVLTGICLDMDPKTGLFRMPLLSDIKLGVESTSYKEPDQLGPYAPQHFSVRETTEVDLWGDKAEEPQSYPSDYGFVGAAPKQQMVTTKYQTRSNRRDNQPLLLAQVNLYRSQRQALFPQZSEEEDGLGGGNCVDWSPTTGILQMPLLSKPIPEVEVARKDRESEQLEILPSVLVRQSSEESEGESDLTKLQNVWSLQINMED, encoded by the exons ATGCTACGGGAAAGAATGGTCAAATATCTCTTGATTATTTATCTATGGACGGCAG TTGTCTCACATGGGTCCAGTGTAGGACGTCCTGAAGGAGTTCATTTTAACTCTGTGAACCTGAGGAACATTGCAAAGTGGCATCCTGGGAAAGACACACCAAATGACACACATTACACAGTGGAGTATGCAAT TTATGGTGACAGAATGGATAGTGGGGTGACACAGGTGCGCTGGAGGGTGAAGAAGCAATGCAGAGACATCCCTCAGACCTGGTGTGATCTATCCAATGAGACCACTGACCTGGATGAAGGCTACTATGCCAGAGTCAAGGCTGTGGGCACAAACCTATCCTCCAAATGGGCATTCACGGAAAAGAGGTTTGACCCCAAAGCTGACA CAACCTTTGGACCTCCACTTGTAAAACTTGTGATGAAGGAGAATAGTGTTACTGTCAAGCTGAAGGGTCCAATGAGATGGAAGASTGGAAACATGACAAAAGAGTACTCCTTGTTGAAAATATACCCTCAGATGACATACAACCTCTCTGTGTACGACAACAGAAGCAGCAAAACG CATCACTTCACTGTGGAAAACAGATCCTTTGAATATGGGTTGCTTGCCTATGAAACCCAGTATTGTTTCTCTGCTAATTCCCAGGTCCTATCACTTCCTATACCTTGGCATGCATCTGAATGGCAGTGCCTAACAACCCCAAAGG ATCCTTTCTACGACCAGCTGCTACTGATGCTGATGGGAGCCGTTGTACCATCAGTTATCTGCCTTTTCATGCTGATCCTGGCCGGATGCCTTGTCTACCACTCWGTTTGTGGTAATAAACAGAAAAGTCCCCCTTTCCTG AAAATATTGGACATTCAGAACCCACCGCAGACTTTCTGTCCTGAGCATACTGTGACAGTGAATGTGGTACTGGTCAACATTGCCAAGCCCATGGAGTTGATGGCCATAAAGCCTAACAACATCCCTGCCCTGATCCACCAAACAGAGCGGGAGCTCGTACTACCCTCCTCTGCCCAGCAAGCCCCTRGCATAGAGCCTCCAAAGGAGGGATCATGCGAAGATGAGTTCGGTGAGGCCCAACCAGAGCCTCTAGACTACGGCTTCGTTGGAGCGGCCCCAGAGATGCCGGAAGTAAGGGAAAGTGAGGCATCTGACAGTGAGAAAACCCTGCCCCTGCGTCTCAGCCAGGTCAACCCATACATAGCACAGAGATGTGCACCAKGTTCACAGGAGCCTGTGGAGAATGTTTTGACTGGGATCTGTTTAGACATGGACCCCAAGACAGGGCTCTTTAGAATGCCACTGCTGTCTGATATAAAGCTGGGGGTGGAGAGCACAAGTTACAAAGAGCCTGATCAGTTGGGTCCCTACGCACCACAGCActtctctgtcagagagaccactGAGGTGGACCTGTGGGGAGACAAAGCTGAAGAGCCCCAAAGTTACCCCTCAGACTACGGCTTCGTGGGAGCAGCCCCAAAGCAGCAGATGGTGACAACAAAGTACCAGACGCGGTCTAACAGAAGGGATAATCAGCCCCTGCTGCTAGCCCAGGTCAACCTGTACAGAAGCCAGAGGCAAGCTCTGTTTCCACAGSagtctgaggaagaggatggatTAGGTGGTGGTAACTGTGTTGACTGGAGCCCTACAACAGGGATCCTCCAGATGCCTTTGCTCTCCAAGCCTATTCCAGAAGTGGAGGTAGCGAGAAAGGACAGGGAGTCAGAGCAGTTGGAGATCCTACCCAGTGTGTTAGTGAGGCAATCCTCAGAGGAGAGTGAGGGTGAGAGTGACCTGACTAAACTACAGAATGTCTGGAGTCTACAGATCAACATGGAGGACTAA